The Lentimicrobium sp. L6 nucleotide sequence ATTAATGTTATCTCTTCATTTTTTGTTTTATGTTCTATTACTCCACTACCACAATCTTGTGATCAATAGAAGCAAACTTACGATACATATCACTTACACCACAATATCTTTCTTGTGAAAGATTAACTGCTTTTTCCAATTTTGCCATAGGTAGGTCTTTTCCTTTGAAGGTATAAACGATAGTAAACGCGTCAAAATATTTAGGATGTTCTGTGGTTAAATTTGCTTCCACATCAATGCTAAAGTCCTCTAATTCTACTCTCATTTTTGTTAGCATGGAAACTACATCCATACCGGTACAACCTGCTAGTGCAACTAGCATCAATGGTTTTGGCTTAGGGCCTTTATTCTCTCCTCCCACTGATGGGTCGGCATCTATTATGATCTTATGTCCATCTAAATCCGCTTCGAAAGACATTCTTTTAGTCCATTTTACAGTTGTTTTTGCGCTCATTATAATGTGTTTTTATGTTTACTTTATATTTAGTTTCTAGTGGCAAATATAATACATATAGATAAATCATCACAAATTTAACAGCTTATTCATATTTAGCGTATTCTCGCAAAGAACAATTATCCTCCACTAATCATATGTATAATTTGCAAATCATCCCCATCCTTTACAAAACTAGACTCATATTCAGGTTTTCTAATCAATTTTCCATTGATTTTAATCACCAAGAGTTTAAAAGTAAAACGCTTGACTTTCAGCACTTCCGAAACACTTAAACTATCTTGTTCGAAGGATTCTGGCTTATTATTTAGTGTTATATTCATTTATTTCTCTTTTAAAAGTAATTCTAATACTGTGTCGGCTTGCATATTCGCAACTATGCCAACTCGCGGAGCTAATGGAGGGAATTCCTCCGAGACTTCACTTTTTTCATCGCCACAAATATACAGATTGTCAGAATTACGCAAATGAATCGATTCAATATCTCCCCAACCCGCCATTCCTAGTCCAATAACTAAAGGAGTCGCAGATAGTTTTTCACAAATGGTTTCAATAATTATTTGTTTCATTTCAGCATTATCGAAAGCTTCCACTATAACATCACAATTCTTATATAGGTCGTAAATATCTTGAGCTTCAAGCTTAATCTGATGAGCTGAGATTTGAACATCTGGATTAATAAGATGGATATTCTCCTTTAAACTATAAACTTTCTGTTTTCCTATTTGATGATGAAAATAATACTGTCTATTCAAATTACTCTCTTCAATAACATCAAAATCAGCAATAATGAGCTTTCCAACCCCCACTCTCGCCAATGCTACAGCACAATTGGAACCCAATCCACCACATCCGGCAATTCCTACGGTTTTATTTAAAAGTATCTCCTTTATCTTTTCAAATTTCATAAAATTCAGTCATTAATTTAAAACACGACAAAAAACAAAAAATTACATCATAAATACTAAGAATTTCACTTATCATTTAGCCTGAAATGAAGCATCCTGACTCCAAAAACTTTATATTTATAAGATTCTAAATACCGTTGAACATCCTGAATTCCTTATTTTTTTTTCAGCCTATATAATTATTTTACAAAGTTAAATATATTCCAACATATCTCATATTCAGAATTTTTAAATACTTGCATATATTAAACCCAAGATATTTTTCTAATCTTCATAATTAAGACTGAATATAAATATCGATATGCGTTAGTTTGCATATCTGATTATTAGGCTCTTTGGTGATTTTAGTAGATTAATTTTTATAAATTTGTCCAACGCAATTAAAATGGAATTATACATATAATAAATCCTTAGGATATGAATATTGAAGAAATAAAAAAACAACACAAATTATTAGCCGATTGGAAATACGACATCACTCCAGTTGACAAGGGATATACAGATAAAACTCTCTATATCAATGTTTCTGATCTTACGATAAAATCAAAGGACGTTCCTGCTGAAATGAAAGAGAAATTCATCGGTGGAAAAGGATATGGTTTAAAATACCTTTGGGATGCAACAAAGCCTGACACAAAATGGAATGATCCTGAGAATGAAATCGTGATTTCTGGAGGCCCTATTTGTGGTATTACACAGTATTCTGGTACTGGTAAATCATTAGTTGTTAGTATATCTCCACAAACTAATTCAGTGATGGATAGTAATGTAGGTGGATACTTTGGACCATTTTTAAAATTTTCTGGATTTGATTCACTAGAACTTCAAGGAAAATCTGACAAAGAAGTGATTATCTTCATTGATGGAACAACTGGTAAAATTGAGATTATTGAAGCTCCTGCTGAAGCTATTGACAGTCATGTATTGGCTGAGCAGCTTACAGAAATGTATGCTGACAATGATAAAGACAGAAAAAATGTAGCGGTCGTATCTGCTGGTGAAGCTGCCGATCATTCATTAATAGGAATGCTCAACTTTAGTTTCTTCGATGCTAAACGTAAAGTAGTAAGATTGAAACAAGCAGGCCGTGGAGGTATCGGTACTGTTTTTAGAGATAAAAAGATTAAAGCTCTTGTTTGTAAAGTTCCTGGTGTAACAGGAAACCTAAACAATGTGGTTGATCTTAAAGCCATCATGGAACGCGGTAGGACTTTCAACAAAGAGATGCGCGATTTAGATGATGACCAATGTGAAATGAAAACTAAAGGTACTGCTCACCTTATGGAAATCATGAATGATTATGATTTACTTCCTACAAACAATTATAAGTATGGTAGTCATCATGATATCAAAAACATTGACTCTGAAGAGTGGAAAAGAAGATTTACTCAAGGTGTACCTGATGGATGTTGGTTAGGTTGTAATATGTCTTGTGCTAAAGGTATTGATAATTATGAATTAAGAACAGGTCCTTACGCTGGACAAAAAGTAATAGTTGATGGTCCTGAATATGAAAATGCTGGTGGACTTGGTTCTAACTGTGGTATTTTTAACCCTGATTATATTATTGAAGCGAACTTCTATTGCGATACTTATGGTATTTGCACTATTTCTTGGGGTACTTTAATGGCCTTTGCTATGGAGTGTTATGAGAATGGCATTCTAAACGAAGAAAGAACTGGTGGCTTAAAACTTAACTTCGGTAATTCTGATTCTGCTATGGAAGCCATGCACCAATTGGCTCGTGGAGAAGGATTTGGTCTTATTGCCGGAATGGGCGTTCGTAAGATGAAAGAGCTTTTCATTAAGAATGGTTGGGGTGATGCTGATTTCTTACAAGATATCGGAATGGAAAATAAAGGATTAGAATATTCTGAGTATATCTCTAAAGAATCTCTAGCTCAACAAGGTGGTTTTGCCATGACAAATAAAGGACCTCAGCACGATGAAGCTTGGTTAATCTTTATGGACGCAGTAAACAACCAAATTCCTTCTTTCGAAGACAAAGCAGAAGCCTTACATTATTTCCCAATGTTTAGAACTTGGTTCGGATTAATGGGATTATGTAAACTTCCGTGGAATGATGTAGAGCCTATTACTAATGCAGATTCTGACGAGCCTGCAAAAGTTCCAGAACACGTTGACAATTATGTAACTATATTCAATGCTGTAACTGGTCAGAATATTGACAAACACGATATCATCCGTCAATCTGAAAGAGTTTATAATTACCAAAGAGCCTTTAACCTAAGAAGAGGTTACGGCACTAGAGAATTTGATGCTCAACCATACAGAGCTGCTGGCCCTGTTACTATTGAGGAATACGAATCTAGAGCAGAACGTTACGATAAGCAACTAAAAGAAATTTTAAATATTGAACCAGAAGGTAAAACTACTGAAGAAAAACGTGATATTCTTAGAGAATTCCGTGAGTCTCAATATGAAAAATTATTAGATGCTGTATATTTAAGAAGAGGATGGACCAAGAATGGTGTCCCTAAAATCTCTCACATGAAAGATTTAGGAATGGATTTACCAGAAATTCTTGAAACAATAACTCCTCATCAAAACTAATGATTCTGATGATAATATAGATAAAAAGTCCTCTATAAAATGAGGGCTTTTTTTAATGCTTTTTTTCTCAAATCAAACTTTATTCTGACTAATTATTAATAGCAGAAATAACTACATCAAAGAGCACTGCATAAAAAATAGTTTTATTTTAGCTGCTCCTTCAGTAGGATATAGAGAGATTACAAATCAAATAATAAATTATAAAAACAATACGCAATGTTTAATGTAAACGAATATTTCGACGGAACGGTAAAATCATTAGGTTTTGATAATAAAGCAGGCAAAGTAACCATTGGCGTAATGGCTAAAGGTGAATATGAATTTGGTACTTCTATGGTTGAGCACATGACCGTAACATCAGGAGAAATGAAAGTTTTAATTGATGGTGAAACAGAATGGAAAGTTTATGGAGAATACGAAACTTTTAGAGTAGAAAAAGATTCTAGTTTTAAAGTCATCTTAGAAGATCAAACTTCATATAAATGCGTTTATAGCTAGGAAGTTCATTTTTTTAGCTATTTATTTAACAATTTATATTTCCCAGCGGTAAATTTCGTTTTATATTTGCCATTGGTAAATAAAAGCATGCGGTCCAAAAAAAAACTAATATATGAAACCACCAAGAAGCTCAAGAAATGATGTATTCCTAAGATACAAATTATGGTTATCAGCTGTATCTGGCGAAGGTATTATTGAAGAAAACACATATGCTATTTTAAAAGCAATTGATGAAATGGGTTCGCTAAAATCTGCAGCAGAGCATTTAGGAGTGAGCTATAGAAAAGCTTGGGGTGATATAAAAAATTCAGAAGAATTATTGGGCTACAATCTCACAGAAAAGTACAGAGGAGGAGTTGGTGGAGGAGCCTCCACCCTCACCCCTAAAGCTAAAAACCTATTGGAAGCCTACGACACCTTACATAAGAAAATGGATAATGCCATTGAAGATGCTTATGAAGACTTTAAGGATAAAATATTATAATTCATAATAATTACATATCTTAAGTATTAAAACTCTTCAAAACTTCCAAATCATAAAAAAACGCCCTAAAGCAGATATTTTCAGGGCATTTTTTATTCCCAATATTTAACAAATTAAAAACTTTTCTTTCCCTTCGAATTTTAAGAGGAAATATTACTTTTGCAATCGTTATGCAAACCCAATGCATATCGATAAAATGAACATTTAACATTAATATTTCAGTCATATGCAAAACAGTTTATATTTTGTTCCTCCAGCTAAAAACGAGCCCGTTTTGTCCTACAAAAGTGGTTCCCCTGAGAGAGAAAAAATCCTTAAAGCTCTTGAATGCGCTAGATCATACGAAGTTGATATTCCAATGATCATCAATGGAAAAGAAGTATTTACAGACAATAAAATAAAAATGAGTCCTCCTCATGATCATCAAAAAGTTTTAGGGCACTATAGCCGTGGAAACGAAGGTCATGTTAAGGATGCTATCAATGCCGCTTTAGCAGCAAGAAAAGGTTGGGCTTCCATGTCATGGAAACAAAGAGCCTCTATTTTCCTTAAAGCTGCAGGTATGATTTCTGGTCCATATAGAGCCAGAATTAATGCAGCAACTATGCTGGCTCAATCTAAATCTGTGCACCAAGCAGAGATTGATGCCGCTTGTGAATTAGCAGATTTCTTAAGATTTAATGTACAGTACATGACCGAAATCTATAATGAACAACCTGAATCTGACGAATCGATCTGGAACAGAATTGAGCAAAGAGGTTTAGAAGGTTTCGTTTTTGCTCTCACTCCTTTCAACTTTACTGCCATTGCTGGTAATTTACCTTCTGCTCCTGCCCTCATGGGAAATACAGTTGTTTGGAAACCATCAAATACTCAAATATATTCAGCTACTATTATCATGGAGATTTTCATGGAAGCTGGCTTACCTGATGGTGTCATTAATTTGGTATATGTTTCAGGTCCTGTTGCCGGGAAAGTCATTTTCTCACATAGAGATTTTGCTGGAATCCACTTTACAGGTTCTACTTCAGTATTTCAAAATATTTGGAAAGAAATTGGTAAGAATATTCAAAACTTCAGATCCTATCCTAGAATAGTTGGAGAAACTGGTGGTAAAAACTTTGTATTAGCTCATAAATCGGCAAATGCTAGGCAAGTAGCTACAGCCTTAACTCGTGGTGCATTCGAATATCAAGGCCAAAAGTGTTCTGCTGCCTCTCGTGCCTATCTTCCACAAAGTCTTTGGGAAGATATTTTACATGAAATTAAATGCGATATGGTATCCATGAAAATGGGGCCCGTTGAAGACTTTTCAAACTTTGTAAATGCTGTAATCGATGAAGGGTCTTTTGACAAGCTTTCTTCTTTTATTGATGGAGCCAAAAATGCTGATGATGCTGAAATCATCTATGGAGGTAATTATGATAAATCGATAGGTTACTTTATAGAACCCACCATCATTCTGACTACTAATCCACATTATGTTACCATGGAAGAAGAGCTTTTCGGACCTATTTTAACCATTTATATTTATGAAGAAGACAAGTTTGAAGAGACTATCGAATTGGTAGATAATACATCCATTTATGCGCTTACAGGATCTATTTTCTCTAAAGATAGATTTGTAATTGAGGATGTGATGAAGAAACTTAATCATGCTGCTGGTAATTTCTATATCAATGATAAACCAACCGGTGCTGTGGTCAACCAACAACCATTTGGAGGAGCTAGAGGATCGGGAACCAATGATAAAGCAGGTTCTAAACTAAACCTATTAAGATGGGTGAGTCCACGAACTATTAAAGAATGCTTTGTTCCAGCTGAAAGCTATAAATATCCATTCTTAGAAGAGTAGGTTATAAATTCAATGCCATTAAAAAAACCAGAAGACATATGTCTTCTGGTTTTTTTAATTTTATTTGGAAATATACTATAATCCTATTCCATAATATACCTGCTGCCCATTTGGATAGATACCTTCAATAAGCAATCCTCCTTTTACATTGGAAATCACATCTCTTATATCTGAAATGCTATTAATTTCTTGTTTATTCATTTGCTTAATAATAAATCCTTTCTTGATTCCCTTTGAGCTTAATATCCCTGAACGAATGGCTGTGATTTGCATTCCATGATTAATATTTAGATCCTTCATTAAATCAGTATCGGGCTTATCAAAAGCAGCGCCTAGCCTTTTCACATAGAAATCATCGCTTTCTGAAACAATCTTAGTATTTCCGTAGACATTACGAAGTGTTAAATTATAATCCTTCTTTCTTCCATTCTCAAATACTGATAATTGAACAATTTCACCAGGACGGTGCTGAGCTATCTTACTCATCAACTCGGCAGCACTATTTACTTCTTGTCCTTCCACCTGCAAGACTACGGCTCCATCTTCTATTCCTGCTTTTCCAGCAGCACCATCCTCCATTACTCTAGCAAGGTAAACACCTTTGATTTGGTCAAGTCCAACTTCCTCTGCTAATTCACTATCCATTTCAGCAATACTCACTC carries:
- the pruA gene encoding L-glutamate gamma-semialdehyde dehydrogenase, with amino-acid sequence MQNSLYFVPPAKNEPVLSYKSGSPEREKILKALECARSYEVDIPMIINGKEVFTDNKIKMSPPHDHQKVLGHYSRGNEGHVKDAINAALAARKGWASMSWKQRASIFLKAAGMISGPYRARINAATMLAQSKSVHQAEIDAACELADFLRFNVQYMTEIYNEQPESDESIWNRIEQRGLEGFVFALTPFNFTAIAGNLPSAPALMGNTVVWKPSNTQIYSATIIMEIFMEAGLPDGVINLVYVSGPVAGKVIFSHRDFAGIHFTGSTSVFQNIWKEIGKNIQNFRSYPRIVGETGGKNFVLAHKSANARQVATALTRGAFEYQGQKCSAASRAYLPQSLWEDILHEIKCDMVSMKMGPVEDFSNFVNAVIDEGSFDKLSSFIDGAKNADDAEIIYGGNYDKSIGYFIEPTIILTTNPHYVTMEEELFGPILTIYIYEEDKFEETIELVDNTSIYALTGSIFSKDRFVIEDVMKKLNHAAGNFYINDKPTGAVVNQQPFGGARGSGTNDKAGSKLNLLRWVSPRTIKECFVPAESYKYPFLEE
- the thiS gene encoding sulfur carrier protein ThiS; translation: MNITLNNKPESFEQDSLSVSEVLKVKRFTFKLLVIKINGKLIRKPEYESSFVKDGDDLQIIHMISGG
- a CDS encoding OsmC family protein; this encodes MSAKTTVKWTKRMSFEADLDGHKIIIDADPSVGGENKGPKPKPLMLVALAGCTGMDVVSMLTKMRVELEDFSIDVEANLTTEHPKYFDAFTIVYTFKGKDLPMAKLEKAVNLSQERYCGVSDMYRKFASIDHKIVVVE
- a CDS encoding aldehyde ferredoxin oxidoreductase family protein, with protein sequence MNIEEIKKQHKLLADWKYDITPVDKGYTDKTLYINVSDLTIKSKDVPAEMKEKFIGGKGYGLKYLWDATKPDTKWNDPENEIVISGGPICGITQYSGTGKSLVVSISPQTNSVMDSNVGGYFGPFLKFSGFDSLELQGKSDKEVIIFIDGTTGKIEIIEAPAEAIDSHVLAEQLTEMYADNDKDRKNVAVVSAGEAADHSLIGMLNFSFFDAKRKVVRLKQAGRGGIGTVFRDKKIKALVCKVPGVTGNLNNVVDLKAIMERGRTFNKEMRDLDDDQCEMKTKGTAHLMEIMNDYDLLPTNNYKYGSHHDIKNIDSEEWKRRFTQGVPDGCWLGCNMSCAKGIDNYELRTGPYAGQKVIVDGPEYENAGGLGSNCGIFNPDYIIEANFYCDTYGICTISWGTLMAFAMECYENGILNEERTGGLKLNFGNSDSAMEAMHQLARGEGFGLIAGMGVRKMKELFIKNGWGDADFLQDIGMENKGLEYSEYISKESLAQQGGFAMTNKGPQHDEAWLIFMDAVNNQIPSFEDKAEALHYFPMFRTWFGLMGLCKLPWNDVEPITNADSDEPAKVPEHVDNYVTIFNAVTGQNIDKHDIIRQSERVYNYQRAFNLRRGYGTREFDAQPYRAAGPVTIEEYESRAERYDKQLKEILNIEPEGKTTEEKRDILREFRESQYEKLLDAVYLRRGWTKNGVPKISHMKDLGMDLPEILETITPHQN
- a CDS encoding pyrimidine/purine nucleoside phosphorylase, giving the protein MFNVNEYFDGTVKSLGFDNKAGKVTIGVMAKGEYEFGTSMVEHMTVTSGEMKVLIDGETEWKVYGEYETFRVEKDSSFKVILEDQTSYKCVYS
- a CDS encoding winged helix-turn-helix domain-containing protein gives rise to the protein MKPPRSSRNDVFLRYKLWLSAVSGEGIIEENTYAILKAIDEMGSLKSAAEHLGVSYRKAWGDIKNSEELLGYNLTEKYRGGVGGGASTLTPKAKNLLEAYDTLHKKMDNAIEDAYEDFKDKIL
- the thiF gene encoding sulfur carrier protein ThiS adenylyltransferase ThiF translates to MKFEKIKEILLNKTVGIAGCGGLGSNCAVALARVGVGKLIIADFDVIEESNLNRQYYFHHQIGKQKVYSLKENIHLINPDVQISAHQIKLEAQDIYDLYKNCDVIVEAFDNAEMKQIIIETICEKLSATPLVIGLGMAGWGDIESIHLRNSDNLYICGDEKSEVSEEFPPLAPRVGIVANMQADTVLELLLKEK